The Mytilus galloprovincialis chromosome 7, xbMytGall1.hap1.1, whole genome shotgun sequence genome has a window encoding:
- the LOC143082664 gene encoding uncharacterized protein LOC143082664, producing the protein MKNFELLFLIFGNFLAVCLSLQSNNTSTQPLQDERISALERSLQKYDNMLHNLCEDYRKEPVMFYAIIKNRRFDLQKDSTVVFEELVINKGHHYNQNSGIFVAPKSGIYLFSWTVSTETTGYIIAELVIENNVISSTGNTDTNGGYQSASMTALSRMEKNDHAFIRTTGFGTTNSFRSQDNYPQSSFLGVLISNEL; encoded by the exons ATGAAGAACTTCGAGTTATTATTCCTGATTTTTGGAAATTTTCTGGCTGTTTGCTTGTCGTTACAAAGCAATAATACATCGACGCAACCCTTGCAAGATGAAAGAATATCAGCTCTGGAAAGAAGTCTACAAAAATATGACAATATGTTGCATAATCTGTGTGAAGATTATAGAAAAG AGCCGGTGATGTTCTATGCAATAATAAAGAACCGAAGATTCGATCTACAAAAAGATTCTACTGTGGTTTTTGAGGAGCTAGTTATTAACAAAGGTCATCATTACAATCAAAACAGTGGAATTTTTGTAGCTCCAAAAAGTGGTATTTACCTTTTCTCCTGGACCGTCTCAACAGAAACAACAGGATATATAATAGCTGAACTGGTCATAGAGAACAATGTAATATCTTCAACCGGAAATACAGATACAAATGGCGGATATCAATCAGCGTCAATGACAGCTTTGAGTAGAATGGAAAAGAATGACCACGCTTTCATTAGAACGACAGGGTTTGGGACCACTAACAGTTTTAGAAGTCAAGACAATTACCCACAATCATCCTTTCTCGGAGTTCTGATCAGTAACGAACTGTAG